A stretch of Lactuca sativa cultivar Salinas chromosome 6, Lsat_Salinas_v11, whole genome shotgun sequence DNA encodes these proteins:
- the LOC128126804 gene encoding uncharacterized protein LOC128126804 — protein sequence MTATLKTTVRAAKNVETHFKEKGQERTEVGEKMKFDGSSISNEKSKFLKSGSRGRRGEDKWCDKCKKKHVGKCGEEVTCFKCGNPGHYADECIINKKVFYGCNEERHILRHCPKKKEAARPNLPPKLKVRIFQMTLEAAKDATDVA from the coding sequence ATGACAGCCACTCTAAAGACAACTGTCCGAGCAGCTAAAAATGTGGAGACCCATTTTAAGGAAAAGGGTCAGGAGAGgacagaggttggtgagaaaatgAAGTTCGATGGATCTTCGATATCCAACGAGAAAAGTAAATTCTTAAAGTCTGGTTCAAGAGGAAGAAGAGGCGAAGataaatggtgtgacaagtgtaagaagaaacatgttgGGAAATGTGGTGAGGAGGTCACTTGTTTTAAATGTGGAAACCCTGGGCACTATGCCGATGAATGCATCATCAATAAGAAAGTTTTTTATGGGTGCAACGAAGAGAGGCACATATTGAGgcactgcccgaagaagaaagaggcagcaAGGCCTAATCTCCCACCAAAGCTGAAGGTGAGAATTTTCCAAATGACACTGGAAGCCGCAAAGGATGCAACAGATGTTGCTTAA